In one Amaranthus tricolor cultivar Red isolate AtriRed21 chromosome 8, ASM2621246v1, whole genome shotgun sequence genomic region, the following are encoded:
- the LOC130821706 gene encoding F-box/kelch-repeat protein At3g23880-like, with protein sequence MNTSTSVYFPFSDLPFHTKTHILARLPVKTLLKCRCVCPSWRAYIDSPSFISKHRNLYNKEHSKTSHLLIGETSRRFRLQLIINGQKLTTLAVRPPYSADFSLIPWIYGTCNGLFLLRLYGDQKGMYLFNAFLRKSLILPPSPFATPFQSTKYVLGFSPTCNDYKVLVYRLKCDEYEPAMAVYSLRNHIWTIKINPMNVDAWTSLKAPFSRNKYVYCGWIVYWFPQGYPRIIHSFDFDKEEFNNVAVPEPLKECKSLNLFTIGGLLAVISSSCIWVMEKHDEEYTWRVWCSESWIQNVFDVMEQHNPYGAKVFFVEQTNVFLIIGLWGSIQFYEVTSRKLKMWMNNNTRFLSGGPYVETLALLTGTEGMIFEPFS encoded by the coding sequence ATGAATACCAGCACTTCCGTTTATTTCCCTTTCTCTGATCTTCCATTTCATACGAAAACCCACATTTTGGCCAGGCTTCCTGTCAAAACCCTACTAAAATGTCGGTGTGTGTGCCCATCTTGGCGCGCTTACATCGATTCCCCTTCTTTCATCTCCAAGCATCGAAATCTTTACAATAAAGAACATTCCAAAACTTCCCATTTACTCATTGGAGAAACTTCAAGACGATTCCGCCTACAGCTTATTATTAACGGTCAGAAATTAACCACTCTTGCTGTTCGTCCTCCATATTCTGCTGATTTTTCTTTAATACCATGGATTTATGGAACATGTAATGGGTTATTTCTACTCAGATTATATGGTGATCAAAAGGGTATGTATTTGTTTAACGCCTTTCTCAGAAAATCTCTGATTCTTCCACCTTCTCCATTTGCTACTCCCTTTCAATCTACTAAGTATGTTTTAGGGTTTTCCCCCACATGTAATGATTATAAGGTGCTTGTCTATCGGCTTAAATGTGATGAGTATGAGCCGGCAATGGCAGTTTATTCACTTAGAAATCACATTTGGACTATTAAAATCAATCCCATGAATGTCGATGCTTGGACTTCATTAAAGGCCCCTTTTTCCCGTAACAAATATGTTTATTGTGGATGGATTGTTTACTGGTTTCCTCAAGGTTATCCAAGAATTATTCACTCTTTTGATTTTGATAAAGAAGAATTTAATAATGTGGCAGTACCCGAGCCACTGAAAGAATGTAAGAGTTTAAATCTTTTTACCATTGGTGGGTTGTTAGCTGTTATATCATCGTCCTGCATATGGGTAATGGAAAAGCATGATGAAGAGTACACATGGAGGGTGTGGTGCTCAGAATCTTGGATTCAAAATGTTTTTGATGTAATGGAACAACACAATCCATATGGTGCTAAGGTTTTCTTTGTTGAGCAGACAAATGTATTTCTAATAATTGGATTGTGGGGTAGCATACAATTTTATGAAGTTACAAGCCGGAAGTTAAAAATGTGGATGAATAATAATACTCGTTTTCTTTCCGGGGGTCCTTATGTGGAAACCTTAGCGTTGCTTACAGGAACGGAAGGAATGATTTTCGAACCTTTCTCTTAA